In a genomic window of Candidatus Palauibacter polyketidifaciens:
- a CDS encoding serine hydrolase, with translation MTSRNRLSVQQLRRRAVPAMALLGAALLSATVAARAQSPLPSPPSVEEIDAWVEDAMARWEVPGLGLAIVHEGRSYLSTGYGVRELGRDTPVDGGTLFSIGSCSKAFGAATIASLVEEGKLRWDDRITDHIPWFRLHDPWTTREIRVRDIVTHRVGTGSNQPLRPLVTDRRDYLMRLPHTDPDHAFRDRYGYTNDMFVLTGHLVETVSGTDWDSYAREKLWNPLGMTTTTARMAPANASPNHAEPHAIVERRFIGNAATTGMPLEPVPWQYAEDVTVPSGGVITSADEITEWMRFHVGTHPNPPLSRSTVELMHTPHTVIPNPSSWMPFEGPGAYAMGWSTGRFGDVTGVGHGGNALGFNCSIALAPEQGFGVWATTNRNSELPWVLTQWAMARFVGTDELRSRDWHAEFERSVAEGNRRIFEAEEARQAARLDQGPSVPLEAYVGTYRNGYAGELRIRLTDEAIPPLMPAEGRLGRWDGTPGVNERPAANASAGAARNGTGNGPANGAEESADELRLVAEFDGRERPVRMPLEHWHVDRFDMWFGDVRIGVSFLLDDTARVTGVEMDYYGRFERVP, from the coding sequence ATGACATCCCGGAACCGTCTTTCCGTGCAACAGCTGCGGCGCCGCGCCGTGCCGGCCATGGCGCTTCTCGGAGCAGCGCTCCTGTCGGCGACCGTCGCCGCGCGGGCGCAGTCGCCCTTGCCGTCTCCGCCGAGCGTCGAGGAGATCGACGCGTGGGTCGAGGACGCCATGGCGCGGTGGGAAGTGCCGGGGCTGGGTCTCGCCATCGTCCATGAAGGCCGGAGCTACCTGTCGACCGGTTACGGGGTGCGCGAACTGGGTCGGGACACGCCCGTCGACGGAGGGACGCTGTTCAGCATCGGCTCCTGCTCGAAGGCGTTCGGAGCCGCCACCATCGCGTCCCTGGTCGAAGAGGGGAAGCTGCGCTGGGACGACCGCATCACGGACCACATCCCGTGGTTCCGTCTCCACGACCCGTGGACGACGCGCGAGATCCGCGTGCGGGACATCGTCACGCACCGTGTCGGGACCGGGAGCAACCAGCCGCTGCGCCCGCTCGTCACGGACCGGCGAGACTATCTCATGCGCCTCCCCCACACCGATCCGGACCACGCCTTCCGCGACCGCTACGGCTACACGAACGACATGTTCGTGCTCACCGGCCATCTGGTGGAGACGGTTTCCGGAACGGATTGGGACTCCTACGCGCGCGAGAAGCTCTGGAATCCGCTGGGGATGACGACGACGACGGCGCGCATGGCGCCCGCCAACGCGAGCCCGAACCACGCCGAGCCGCACGCGATCGTTGAGCGGCGGTTCATCGGGAACGCGGCGACCACGGGAATGCCGCTGGAGCCCGTGCCGTGGCAGTACGCGGAGGACGTCACCGTGCCCTCAGGCGGCGTGATCACCTCGGCGGACGAGATCACCGAGTGGATGCGGTTCCACGTCGGCACACACCCGAACCCGCCGCTCTCGCGGTCAACCGTCGAACTCATGCATACGCCGCACACCGTGATACCGAACCCGAGCAGCTGGATGCCCTTCGAGGGGCCGGGCGCGTACGCGATGGGTTGGTCGACGGGGAGATTCGGGGACGTCACGGGCGTGGGCCACGGAGGGAATGCCCTGGGGTTCAACTGCTCGATCGCGCTGGCGCCGGAACAGGGCTTCGGCGTGTGGGCGACGACGAATCGGAACTCCGAGCTTCCGTGGGTGCTCACGCAGTGGGCGATGGCGCGTTTCGTGGGCACGGATGAACTGCGGAGCCGCGATTGGCATGCGGAATTCGAACGGAGCGTCGCCGAGGGGAACCGCCGGATCTTCGAGGCGGAGGAGGCGCGGCAGGCAGCCCGGCTCGACCAGGGGCCCTCGGTGCCGCTCGAGGCCTACGTCGGCACGTACCGCAACGGCTACGCCGGCGAGTTGCGCATCCGCCTGACGGACGAAGCGATCCCGCCGCTCATGCCCGCGGAGGGCCGGCTGGGCCGCTGGGACGGGACTCCGGGAGTGAACGAACGGCCGGCCGCGAACGCATCGGCGGGCGCCGCACGCAACGGGACAGGCAACGGGCCGGCGAACGGAGCTGAAGAATCGGCCGACGAACTGCGGCTCGTGGCCGAGTTCGATGGCCGGGAACGGCCCGTGCGGATGCCTCTCGAGCACTGGCACGTCGACCGCTTCGACATGTGGTTCGGCGATGTCAGGATCGGCGTCTCGTTCCTGCTCGATGACACCGCGCGCGTGACGGGCGTCGAGATGGACTACTACGGTCGCTTCGAACGCGTGCCCTAG
- a CDS encoding PQQ-dependent dehydrogenase, methanol/ethanol family — protein MKTVTVSALAAATLLCSGVLAGTAAQVPFERLVNADDEPHNWFTYSGNYASHRFSALDEIHRGNVGELKVIWAYQMSGGLIETTPVVVDGVMYVTEPPSNVSALDARTGRRLWHWSADVPSSTKNIGFPRVNRGVAILDETVFVGTLDARLVALDAGSGAVRWEVDVADNFLGFSITTAPLALDGKVIVGVSGAEAGANGFVDAYDPGTGTLLWRTFTIPRPGEPGSETWGGDSWEHGGGSTWLTGSYDAELDLLYWPTGNPAPDWNGDLRPGDNLYTNSILALDPDTGEMQWYFQYTPHDTHDWDANQIQVLVDAEWEGEPRKLVVTANRNAFYYVLDRQTGEFLHGVEYSKQTWAEGLDENGRPIVIPGTEPTEEGNLVWPSLQGAANWFSPSYSPDTGLFYQPTRIMGAIYYKAEVEYEPGQPFLGGGEQALSGDDASGAVKALDVLTGELQWEFPLLSPPWAGVMATRGGLVFGGSNEGNIFALDAETGEALWDFQAGAGVRTAPMSFEVDGEQRVATAAGAVLWVFGLP, from the coding sequence ATGAAGACTGTCACGGTCTCCGCGCTCGCGGCGGCGACCTTGCTGTGCAGCGGGGTTCTCGCGGGCACAGCCGCGCAGGTACCGTTCGAGCGCCTCGTGAACGCGGACGACGAGCCGCACAACTGGTTCACGTACTCCGGCAACTACGCCTCGCACCGTTTTTCCGCGCTCGACGAGATCCACCGCGGCAACGTCGGAGAGCTGAAGGTGATCTGGGCCTACCAGATGAGCGGCGGGCTCATCGAGACGACGCCGGTCGTGGTCGACGGCGTGATGTACGTGACGGAGCCGCCGAGCAACGTGAGCGCGCTCGACGCCCGCACCGGGCGCCGCCTCTGGCACTGGTCCGCCGATGTCCCGTCCTCGACGAAGAACATCGGCTTTCCGCGGGTGAACCGGGGCGTCGCGATCCTCGATGAGACGGTGTTCGTGGGCACGCTCGACGCCCGCCTCGTGGCCCTGGACGCCGGATCCGGCGCCGTCCGCTGGGAGGTGGACGTCGCGGACAACTTTCTCGGCTTCTCGATCACGACGGCGCCGCTCGCGCTCGACGGCAAGGTCATCGTCGGCGTGTCGGGCGCGGAGGCCGGCGCGAACGGGTTCGTCGACGCCTACGACCCCGGCACCGGAACTCTCCTCTGGCGCACGTTCACGATCCCGCGGCCGGGCGAGCCGGGGAGTGAGACGTGGGGCGGCGACAGCTGGGAGCACGGCGGCGGTTCGACGTGGCTCACCGGTTCGTACGACGCCGAGCTGGATCTCCTTTACTGGCCCACCGGGAATCCGGCGCCCGACTGGAACGGGGACCTGCGGCCCGGCGACAACCTGTACACGAACTCCATCCTCGCCCTGGATCCCGACACGGGCGAGATGCAGTGGTACTTCCAGTACACGCCGCACGACACGCACGACTGGGATGCGAATCAGATCCAGGTGCTCGTGGACGCCGAATGGGAGGGTGAACCGCGCAAGCTGGTCGTGACGGCGAACCGGAACGCCTTCTACTACGTGCTCGACCGCCAGACCGGCGAGTTCCTGCACGGCGTGGAGTACTCGAAGCAGACGTGGGCCGAGGGCCTCGACGAGAACGGCCGGCCGATCGTGATCCCGGGAACGGAACCCACCGAGGAGGGGAACCTCGTCTGGCCCAGCCTGCAGGGGGCGGCGAACTGGTTCAGCCCCTCCTACAGCCCCGACACCGGGCTCTTCTACCAGCCGACCCGGATCATGGGGGCCATCTACTACAAGGCGGAAGTCGAATACGAACCCGGCCAGCCGTTTCTCGGCGGCGGTGAGCAGGCGCTATCGGGAGACGACGCGAGCGGTGCGGTCAAGGCACTCGACGTCCTCACGGGAGAACTGCAGTGGGAGTTCCCCCTGCTCTCCCCGCCGTGGGCGGGCGTGATGGCCACGCGCGGCGGTCTCGTCTTCGGGGGGAGTAACGAGGGCAACATCTTCGCCCTTGACGCCGAGACAGGCGAGGCGTTGTGGGACTTCCAGGCCGGCGCCGGTGTCCGCACCGCCCCCATGTCGTTCGAGGTGGACGGAGAACAGCGCGTCGCCACCGCCGCGGGCGCCGTCCTGTGGGTATTCGGACTCCCCTAG